From Helicobacter sp. MIT 05-5293, one genomic window encodes:
- a CDS encoding helicase-related protein encodes MQENKGYERLKIRILVGLDVDQTLWDLEQKGLDPAYQDEAFRELFIKHQQAILKGEKTYSNEVDTSIDELLCALRENHLEIKMVKDKNVHAKFYIFASDPKISHTQSGCQRYNGSLIVGSSNLSHNGLEKNYEFNLMSNESDDIAFALSEFERLWSDSVPIESAHIDTCVKTSYLQILPPKDIYYKLLLCHFGEDSLKIDDSIKGIFKHYTPYDYQVSAVQEGIEKLKKYNGFFLSDVVGLGKTLIASVIAQKCHLEGFITGKILVCTPPSLKKSWKKHFDDIGIANYDITTHDSIHKITRPECIDIELVIIDESHNFRSGKGKRYNELERLCRTPYQGKSKKVILLSATPQNNAPSDIYHQISLFLPKRHHGIEGIIDLERFCSERQKKFEEIKKELKDLQEQKNVALQSSDQHKQKDIEEQLKAQTQKLKENSDSLRDKLLSHIMTRRTRKDIETLYRDKEKQNLRFPTIQDPQDLRYELDSSSLPLAQDTIAFLAQEPNAIGSFAYKRYLIFPNLTDEGKQAFIAAYNENESNQDQKESFYQDTAERLQVLIQKILFKRFDSSIEAFKSTLKKQITSHNALLKMFFEKDKIHIPKHYDSREKLYEAVLSDNDSDLEKFLDKDKVFPLEKHHFKSDFVAALKQDKQALEKLLHLWEEVDSDPKLERLEIFLREHPKDKIVLFTEAKTTAQYLAQRLKGEKILQIDASNREDKEQIIRENFDANYKKELQKDDYRIIIATDTLSEGVNLHRADIIINYDTPYNATRLMQRIGRINRIGTSFDKIYIYNFKPTNLADRIININAIASSKLQSFHYTLGEDSAIYDDEEEVGSKKIFISLESKEEQSKDTLYKKDLKDLYEQDKEEFARIKSLPLKSRSLILSPSITESQSFAYIKTGQNRDSFAPYHINTPSETLLKEPDAQSCDFYEMADFLKAHLNDPITKSSQNRDVHYHHINAALVSYKNALIQESRTDFNAPLQSKLTADENNATAKVKNCQGLDDTTKQKLISAIERGDKNLCKHIKNAQRENLTDTLYALARNLPELDSTSHTQGKESSPSDTQQPQIQISLTAFPIETTRTQKDS; translated from the coding sequence TTGCAAGAAAACAAAGGCTATGAAAGGCTTAAAATTCGCATTTTGGTAGGGCTTGATGTGGATCAGACATTGTGGGATTTGGAGCAAAAAGGCTTAGATCCAGCCTATCAAGATGAGGCTTTTCGCGAGCTTTTTATCAAACACCAGCAAGCGATTTTAAAGGGTGAAAAAACCTACAGCAATGAAGTCGATACTTCAATCGATGAGCTTTTATGTGCTTTGAGAGAAAATCATCTTGAAATCAAAATGGTAAAAGATAAAAATGTCCATGCGAAATTTTATATCTTCGCTTCCGACCCCAAAATCAGCCACACACAAAGCGGTTGCCAACGATATAATGGCTCACTTATCGTAGGAAGCTCGAATCTTAGCCATAATGGTTTAGAGAAAAATTATGAATTTAATCTGATGAGTAATGAATCTGATGATATTGCCTTTGCCCTATCCGAGTTTGAGAGGCTTTGGTCGGATTCTGTGCCGATAGAATCTGCTCATATTGATACTTGCGTAAAAACAAGCTATCTGCAAATCCTCCCGCCTAAGGATATTTACTATAAACTCCTTTTATGTCATTTTGGAGAAGATTCTCTAAAGATTGATGATAGTATTAAGGGGATTTTTAAGCACTATACCCCCTATGACTATCAAGTCTCTGCTGTGCAGGAGGGCATAGAAAAGCTGAAAAAATATAATGGCTTTTTCTTAAGCGATGTTGTGGGTTTAGGTAAGACGCTTATCGCCTCTGTTATTGCGCAAAAATGCCACCTTGAGGGCTTTATCACAGGGAAGATTCTTGTCTGCACCCCACCGAGCCTTAAAAAATCATGGAAAAAACATTTTGATGACATAGGTATTGCAAATTACGACATCACTACTCACGATAGCATTCATAAAATCACACGCCCAGAGTGCATTGACATTGAGCTAGTGATCATTGATGAAAGTCATAATTTTAGGAGTGGCAAGGGCAAGCGTTACAATGAGCTTGAGAGGCTTTGCCGCACGCCCTATCAAGGCAAGAGTAAAAAAGTCATTCTCCTATCAGCCACCCCGCAAAATAACGCCCCTAGCGATATTTATCATCAAATCTCTCTTTTTCTCCCTAAACGACATCATGGTATAGAGGGGATTATTGATTTAGAGAGATTTTGTAGTGAGCGTCAAAAGAAATTTGAAGAGATTAAAAAAGAATTAAAAGACTTACAAGAGCAAAAAAATGTCGCTTTACAATCATCAGACCAACACAAGCAAAAAGACATAGAGGAGCAGCTCAAAGCCCAAACCCAAAAGCTCAAGGAAAACTCCGATAGTTTGCGTGATAAATTGCTTTCTCATATTATGACTCGCCGCACACGCAAGGATATAGAAACACTTTATAGAGATAAAGAAAAGCAAAACCTGCGCTTTCCTACGATCCAAGATCCCCAAGATTTAAGATATGAGCTAGATTCTAGCTCTTTGCCTTTAGCACAAGATACCATAGCTTTTCTTGCCCAAGAGCCAAATGCCATAGGGAGCTTTGCCTATAAACGCTATCTTATCTTCCCTAATCTCACAGATGAGGGCAAGCAAGCTTTTATCGCGGCTTATAACGAAAATGAAAGCAATCAAGACCAAAAAGAATCTTTCTATCAAGACACAGCAGAGCGTTTGCAAGTGCTGATACAAAAGATCCTTTTCAAGCGATTTGATTCAAGTATTGAGGCATTTAAATCTACACTAAAGAAACAAATCACCTCTCATAATGCGCTACTTAAGATGTTTTTTGAAAAGGATAAGATTCATATCCCTAAACACTATGATTCGCGGGAAAAGCTCTACGAAGCAGTGCTAAGTGATAATGATTCGGACTTAGAGAAGTTTTTAGACAAGGACAAGGTTTTCCCACTTGAAAAACACCATTTCAAGAGTGATTTTGTAGCAGCACTCAAGCAAGATAAACAAGCCCTAGAAAAGCTTTTGCATCTATGGGAAGAGGTAGATTCTGACCCAAAACTAGAGCGATTAGAAATATTTTTAAGGGAACACCCAAAGGACAAAATCGTGCTTTTTACTGAAGCTAAAACCACTGCACAATACCTTGCTCAAAGGCTTAAAGGTGAGAAAATCCTCCAAATCGATGCGAGCAATCGAGAGGATAAAGAGCAAATCATCAGAGAAAACTTTGATGCTAACTACAAAAAAGAGTTGCAAAAAGATGATTATCGCATCATTATCGCCACAGATACACTTTCAGAGGGTGTGAATCTCCACCGAGCGGATATTATTATCAACTATGACACGCCTTATAATGCCACGCGATTAATGCAAAGGATAGGGCGTATAAACCGCATAGGCACGAGTTTTGATAAGATTTATATTTATAATTTTAAGCCTACTAATCTTGCCGATAGGATTATCAATATCAATGCGATTGCTTCAAGCAAACTGCAAAGCTTTCACTATACTTTGGGCGAAGATTCTGCGATTTATGATGATGAGGAGGAAGTCGGGAGTAAGAAAATCTTCATCAGTTTAGAATCTAAAGAAGAGCAAAGTAAGGATACGCTTTATAAAAAAGATTTAAAAGACCTCTATGAGCAAGATAAAGAGGAGTTTGCGCGTATCAAGTCCTTACCGCTCAAATCCCGCTCCCTTATCCTCTCACCAAGCATTACAGAATCTCAAAGCTTTGCGTATATCAAGACAGGTCAAAATCGCGATAGTTTCGCACCTTATCATATCAACACACCAAGCGAAACACTTCTTAAAGAGCCAGATGCACAAAGCTGTGATTTTTATGAAATGGCAGACTTCCTCAAAGCACATCTCAATGACCCAATCACCAAAAGCTCTCAAAACCGTGATGTGCATTATCACCATATAAATGCGGCGTTAGTTTCATATAAAAATGCCCTTATACAAGAGAGTAGGACGGATTTTAATGCTCCCTTGCAATCAAAACTTACCGCAGATGAGAATAATGCAACCGCCAAAGTAAAGAATTGTCAAGGGCTTGATGATACGACCAAGCAAAAGCTCATATCAGCGATAGAAAGAGGTGATAAAAATCTCTGCAAACATATTAAAAACGCACAAAGGGAGAATCTCACAGACACACTTTATGCTTTAGCGCGTAATCTCCCCGAGCTAGATTCTACCTCGCACACACAAGGCAAAGAATCTAGCCCAAGCGATACCCAACAGCCACAGATTCAAATCAGCCTCACTGCATTTCCGATTGAAACTACCCGCACTCAAAAGGATTCATAA